GGTTTTTAAAAATAGCAAGGGCGCTTTCCTGACAACCAGAGGAAAATAACTCCAACATAGAATTGGTTCAATAGTATAGACATTGTCATTGATAGAATTTAAAGGAAGGAAGGaagtgaaatgtaaattttgtgaaGACATCTCATAGGTTAAAATTCAATTCATCAAACCATTTAGGTTGCAGAGATGTTGAACAAATAGACGAACCTAAACAATAAGAATGcacatacaaaaacaaacacatCTTGCTGGCAGTAgttgaataaaaagaaaacaaacttatttatcaaaaattaagttttattaataacatCTTAGCCATAAGTAAGAATGTCAAATGTTTATGCATCAAATTGCAAAGGCACAAAAAATTATTATAGAGCTATTGCCCTTCAAGTAATTTTATTGATCTTAATAACAGATTACTATACAATGTTCAAATCAGCcttttacttaattttcaaCAATTTCAATGCagcaatacaataataatagaaaaattCATTCAAGTTTTACAACATATTAAAACCTAACTGCAATCTTAAAATGTCATTTAAGCTTACAAAATACTTGAATcttgataaaaaattatatacaatCTTGTGTTAAATATGTCTACCAAGTATTTGGGGACAACACACCAGTAGGAGGCGGCAAGACTCCTGACTTGAGTACTTGCTGCAGGAAAACTTCGAGTCTAGTTTTAGGGCCTCCCTCGTCTATGTTTTCTAAAATAGCAATATACTCAGAGCTTATCAGCTTTATTACTTTAATAAACTGTATTCCATATAGTTTCTGGAATTCTGAACCACAAATATTGAAAAAATCATGAATAAGTGTGGCACTGATGTCAGGTTCTGGTTTTAAATTGATGAATGAAGCAAGCCACTGCCATCCATACCGGGGCCCGTGAGGATTGGGTGCATTCAGGAATTTGGGTGTTTTTGCAATCCAGATAGCACATCTTAGCTTAAATATGCCAGACATTCTCTTTAGGAACTTGTCTTGTTTTTCTACAACACCATCATCATTGTATGTGTAGCCTCTTGACAGATAAAATTCCTTATCTGTCTGCCCTTCCTTCTGAGGCAAAAACATGGGAACCAAGTAAGGACACAACCGGTGGAAGTATGCTTCCAAGAGTTTGCCAAATTCTGGGAACTGTGCCCACAGGGTTGCTGTAACAGCTGCTAGAGGGAATGCGGCTTCAGGATTACTTGACACAAGGAGGTCTCCCTGCCTCACTATTTTCTTGGCTAATAGAGCTGTGCAGTAGTAGATTCCTTGAGGATGTTGGGTAGCTGTCACATATGTGTCCAAGACTTGCACTCTCTCACCCCTCAGCAGCTTTGATAGTTTGTCATACTTGTCCCTCATGTGCATTCCACTAACTGATGATATTGCATTCACCGGGGTatttacagctttctggcaGTCAAATCTAAATTTCTTCAAAGCCACATTCTCAAGTAATTCCTTGTATTGATTTTCATATTGATCTAGAAAACTTTTAAGTTCTTGGTAGTAACTGTAGTTGTTTGCCGAATAAAATAATGGTTGGGACTTTTTGGCTTGCTCCATTAAATTTTTCTCAATCTGGGCAATCTCTGCAGCTTTTGCTTCCTGAGCTTTTTTCTCTTCTAACTGCTTCCTCTTTAAATTTTCAGCTTCTTCTTGCTTTTTAgctatttcttgttttttaataTCATCTATTTCTTCTACCATTTTTTTCCTTACATTATCTATGTTTGAAGATAGAATTTCTGCTTGTTTGACATCTTTGTCAGTGAGGGTCCCAGTCTTGCATAAGTCCATAATAGCGCTAATGTTTCCTATGACAGAGTTAATTGCTGGTATGTGTTTTTCACAGACTGCTTTCCCTTGAGGCTCTTTTTGCAATATATTAGTGATTTCATTATAGCAGATACATATTTTAGTGTGACTATCTGTAACAGCGGCGAACCTGGCTGTGGCATTGTTCTGCTCTTCAAGTATTCTGTTCATGTTTTCTATAGTCTGTTTGTTAATGAGCTGGCAGTTCTGTTCATCGAGTTTGGCCTTCTCCAGCACGGCGAGGTTGTCGTTATCATGAAGGTGTCGCAGCATTTGTATCTTACGCTCTTTGGCCTCGCGCGCACGGCGCTCGCACTCCTGGCTCTGCTTGGTCCAGTACTTGCGCATACTGTCCGCTCGCCGGGCTAACATGTTGTCAACTAAATTCTTAAACAGTTCCTCTGAAGTTTCCTGGAGATTCTTTTCATATTGCTTAATTATAAGTGCGTACCTAAGATCAGTACTGACTCTGTCTTCGATCAGGTCTTCTTCAgcagctttttttattttaggtgtAACCTCAATATTTTCATATTGCAGATCCTTTTTTTCTGGACTATTGGGTCCTATGGTAACGCTTTTAACGAAAGGACTTATTTCGGCAGCATTTGTGAGCGCCGAAATGCGTAATCTTTCGAAATCCTCTAGCTGATCTGAAATGCTCGCGTCGCGCATTTTAAATCCGCTTCTAAACCTGCAATATTTCTGATCGTAAATATCTGCCATTTTAGCAGGTTATTATAGTTGATTTTGATTCAAACGTTGATTCGTTCTTAGACTAATATCATATTTAATCACTATTTAATGTTTCTTAACCATTTTAAGCAGAAAAAGACAAAGTAGGTAGTATTCTGTTACGTTTGAGGCAAGTTCGAGGACAACAACTTGACATCGACACGACAAGCTAACTAAACGTCAAAGTTAGGCTGTTTcggttacaaataaaatattcgagatttgtaaatttcaatttttcaatttttgctTCCTCTGGCTTTAAAATCGATCTATGGGCCTGAGATGAAAATgttctcattttgtttgttttgacataaattaaaaatagaccGCATCctaattgcaaaaaaaacagtaattttattaaaatcagatTTAGCGCAAATCAGTTTGGATTGGACcaacaattcaattcaattcttgaaagtatagctccatcgatacaaTCGATGATTCCGCCGGATTGGACCTACAAAAATGTTTGGCGCGAAAATTGACATTGACGGATTTGACGTTTAGATAGCAAGCAAAACCTCACCAAACCtttgtattttagtttttagttttagtaataTCCCATTAATATCCAAATGGTCTATCAGAATACTGGTAAATATAGGTCAGATAAAAATGAGTCTAAACGAGATGCTGGACCATCGTCATCAGGCACACGGTCAGTACTTTTTTATTAGCAGTGTTATGTGTTACTTTACTTCTGTTTGTTTCTCAGTGTTCTATGTTTCTATTGGGACAGGGAGGAGTCTTCAGAGTCACGGATCCGCGTGGCCATGGATAGCGACAGGATCGATTCCAAATACGGCTTTGATAGGGTCCGCGACGCCAAAGAGAGAACAGGCTACCTGATTAACATGCACACAGTAAGAAccttttaatgtaatttaaacgGGGTTTTATAtgctgattatttttttaactcatgCACGAAGCAAAGAAAAAATCCTCTTACTAAACAAATCTTATCATTTGCAACTTAAATACCTGGCAATAACCATATTATTCTCAAAAATGTTTACACTTATTATTCGTATGCTATTTCAGGCTGAAGTGTTGGATGAGGATAAGCGGTTAGTGGCAGCTATGGACTATTACTTTATTGAGATGGACGGAGCACGGTTCAAGATCTCCCTGACCTTCCAGCCTTACTTCCTTATCCTGGCACGGAAGGAGTGCGAGCAGGAAGTCATTCAGTATTTGTCTAAAAAGTTTGCTGGCACAATTCACAAGATTGAAATTGTAGAAAAAGAAGATTTGGACTTGGTATGATGAaaactcaaaatattttattgaacttagacaattatacataaaatggcataacaaatgtaattaacagttaaaaagaagacaaaaaaaatctaagataGGTACCCACTTTAACTAAATATCAATGGTTGAAAGGAGATATTGACTaagtgacttttttttaagatatacaTGTTCGGAATCAGTAAATTTTTCTCTGTTGTTTGAGCTATGTCTCAAAATTTCCAcaaaaatgttgcttagtcaatttctcctttcaactgTTGATAtacatgttactataaaaataaaaattataaaaagaaaaccttgCCTAAAAGAtatgcctgtggcagggttcccatgatgcttgcctcattacccctttggacttAGACTAAATATTTAGTAGCAGATGTGGTGATAAGTCCAAATATCTGAAGTTTAGACGATTTTGCTCTCTGTTGAAGTGAGCAAAAGTAATAGGAGAAGTCAATTATTTGGAGcacttaaaatatttagtttgCCCATACTtgagtttatttttaagaacatGTAGGATTATTGGCAAATTACTTGTTGATTGTGCATTGTCAGTAGTAAGAGTTGACACAGCATGCACTACAGTAGGCCAGCTACAAACCTACTGAATCTgttctttttttgtaaacaacTCATTGTTACATATAtgctgactttgactttgagtgtTCCAGTAGCTGGCTTGCTAACCAGGCATTCTTCGGTAGGTGGGTAGCTATGTGATGAATGAGTTGTACATTTTTTACTGCACCCTAGCCTTCtgatttaaattcttttgttttaatcTATAGGAGTCTCTGTAGGAGTGCACAGAATCTGTAGTTCTGTGGGATGCCTTAACAATGAGTGCTCATTTAGTCATTAGATGCATTCAACTCAGCTCtaactatgaaataaaataaatagtcttACTTATATCTATTTTTCTTAGCTGAACCACCTCTCAGGTCTCAAGCAACGGTACATAAAGCTCTCATTCATGTCGCAAAACGAATTGATGAAAGTGCGTCGTGAGATCCTTACAGCTGTTAATAAGAATAAAGAGAGGGAGAAGAAAGATTCCATCTATGCTGAGATGCTCACAAATGCACTAACAAGTGCGGCCGCTATTGAGCACGCGAAGAAAACCACTGACCATATGGAGAATATATTAGACATTAGGTAATGTttgtttcaattcaaatttttttttttttaggtttaattgaaattctgggatttcacAATTTCCCAAGCAACTTGGTTGTCATATTATTCTAATGCATAATTAGAGCTTTCTAGCACTTGCAGTCTGGAAGCTAAGCCACAGACAGCTGCTTATgataaaactataagggttctttgCAGGACTTTGCAGGAGCATTTTAATCAATCattatcagccagaagacgtccacagctgaacaaatgcctcctccttagaacacacacacacacacacacaaacatcacgcctgtattcccatatggggtaggcagagcacacggaacttttttaaatttaagtttgacaaaaacggttcAATAGTgataggttgctagcctgttgtCTATGGTATACCttacctatatcctcagtcgcctcttacgacatccacggaagaaatggaaaggtgtaattctaacccgacaccacacgggtcctccttagaacgccagtAATAATTCGATCAAAACCTTTTTTGAGCATTTTTACCAACAAGGCAAAAAAGCAGTAAAAAATTGAGACCTCATTTTCTGTTCCAGGGAACACGATGTGCCTTTCCACGTCCGAGTGTCTATCGACATGAAGATTTTCTGCGGCACTTGGTACACCGTCAAGAGCCGCGGCACGGAGCCCCCTCTCTTCACCAAGCGCGACGACATCCTCGAACGACCCGACCCTATTGTCCTAGCCTTCGACATAGAGACCACTAAACTGCCACTAAAGTTCCCCGATTCACAGACTGACCAGATTATGATGATTTCTTACATGATTGATGGACAAGGCTACTTGATTACTAATAGAGAAATTATATCTGTTGATGTCGAGGATTTTGAATACACTCCTAAGCCTGAGTTTGAAGGGTAAGTAAGTGCTTATGAAGTACCTAAGCCTTGCATGTGTGTGTGCTCCATTAGAATTGGTAGTTAACATGGGCTTTATGTTTTTCAGgcaattcataatttttaacgAAGCCAATGAAATGGCATTAATACAGAAGTTTTTTGATCACATTTTGGATGTCAAACCTCACATATTTGTCACATATAACGGTAAGTATAAGCTACTATCGAATACCTGCTCCATGCAATGTTTCATCATGCTATGTATATTTTAGATCACATTGTCTCCATATTTGTCCATATGTGTCCATATTTTAACACTTATAGTAACATCCCTTGTAGCTTAACAACTCGATTTTTAATCACTCCAATGGTCTAATAGACTCGAATTTAGATTTGTGCAATACAAAAATCTCGTAGTGTCGGAAAACCTTTTGAAATGCATTTTGGCTTCAGTCAACATCATTGCACATTGTTATTTACTGCTTTTTATAGGCGATTTCTTCGATTGGCCGTTCGTGGAGGCGCGGGCTGCTATCCTCGGCCTGGACATGAAGCAAGAGATCGGGTTTAGTAAGATGGCCGCAAGAGACGGCACGTACGCTTGCCGCCCCGCCATGCACATGGACTGTTTATGGTACACTAGTGAACATGTCTGAGACTTATCATActgtaaaaaatcaaaatttgttTATATTCCCCATGTTTTCCCCATTTGCTCTGATAGATTACACGAAATTTTTGGCGGAACCTTGGTATCTCAAAAAAACTGGACTAATTTAGATCTTCCTTCTTTGAAGACTATTAAAATGTTCTTATCTATACTAATGTAATAAAGAGGTACAATTTGTTTGTTGGCATGTAAGGAAGGTTACTCTGGATTTCTAGAACTACCAAGCGGATTTTGAAAACCCTTTTGTTAATAGAATGCATTCCAGATTaccataaacttatttttatcaCGAGAAAGTGCAGGACGCAGGTGAAGCAGGCAACTGCTTTTTCTATAACTGCTAATAGCATTTTTAATGTCCTCTGAACAAGACAAAGTTGGTCCTCCGAGCCGGATTTCTTTTTCAGTTGGGTCAAGAGAGATTCCTACTTGCCCGTCGGGTCCCAAGGCTTGAAAGCCGTGGCCAAGGCGAAGCTGCGGTATGACCCTGTGGAGTTAGACCCTGAAGAAATGTGCAGGATGGCAGCTGAACAACCACaggttttttaagttttctactAAATTTTAAAACCGCGTTAATCGGACGTGAATTATTCAAGGGGACCTCCCTCACGCAAAGATATTAACAGACCCGTACCTGATTCGTCAAAAATGAAACCCTTATTTGGATCACTTTGTCATCTGTCCCTCTCTCTTATCAAGACCGATCTTTGGAACGCGTGGGGTATCAAGCTGACATAAATATCAAATGCTCAGGTCTGCTATCCTTTCACCTTGTGGAGCAGTGAaacaatcaaacttctaagtcaacccAATCAAAAGATAGTCATTAAAACCGGATAAGTGCGAGTAGGAGTCGCGCACGAAggattccgtaccattatccatactaaattagacattagcaaaaaacggcaaaaaaaatcacgtgtGTTGTATAGGAGtccacttaaatatttattttattctgtttttagtattttttgttatagcggcaacagaaatacatcttaagtgaaaatttcaacgtctagctatcacggttcacgagATATAGCTTGgtggcagacagacagacggacagtgaagtcttagtaatggggtcctgtttttaccctttgggtatggaaccttaaaaaaggtgtttcgatacaaattgccgtaatcGAAAAACCAATAGGACTCCTTCAGTCACAAAATTTCTTAAGTTATAtaaggttagttttttttaaaaagagcattttttttacttgtttgtttttgtccACAGGTCCTATCCAACTATTCGGTGTCCGACGCCGTAGCCACGTATTACTTGTACATGAAATACGTGCATCCTTTCATATTTGCCCTGTGTACTATTATCCCTTTGGAGCCAGATGAGGTAAGTCTAGCTCTAGATTTCCCAACTTGGTATCAGCgttcaaaaaatcactacattttcatttttcaaccGTTTTTTCTTCTTCGCTAATCATCGGCCAtatatctattattattttcatattagttattatgtacccgcggcttcgcacgcgtaaatcattagatacagcagttgaactGAAATTCCGGAATTCGTCGACCGTTAAACATACCCATACACatacaaactatcgcattttttttaatggccttCACTCTTGCCGTTTTACGTATTTTGCCAATATCGACGTAGAGACATTACACACATGAGGAGACTGTTCGGtttatgaatttttttatttttggggGAGGAACAGACGgaaacctaaaacaaataacataatgTTATGGATTATGGACAGCACACAGACAACAAAGAcgattacaattattttaactttcgcatttataatattagtaggattagtatacgagtataaaaaaaaaattcagtaacaaaaattacataaaaacagTAACCGTGCTGGTGCCTCtttttaagtaaacatgttACTTGTATTAAGAGAACACCGCTCCTTTACTAGGTATCATTACAGAGAGGAATTAATTTACTTAGGCATcatattgtgtgtgtgtgtgtgtgcgtgcgtgcgtgcgtgcgtgcgtgcgtgcgtgcgtgtgtgtgtgtgcgcgcgtgtgtgagtgagtgagtgtgtgtgcGTGAGTATATATGGCAAATTCGGGAGTTGTCATATACGGTATTTGTCGCAGGTGCTCCGCAAGGGTTCAGGCACGCTGTGCGAGTCTCTGCTGATGGTGGAAGCGTTCCACGCCAACATAGTGTTCCCCAACAAGCAGGTCGAACAACTGAACAAGCTGACCTCCGACGGGCACGTGCTCGACGCAGAGACCTATGTCGGCGGGCACGTGGAGGCACTCGAATCAggtcaccatttttttttactcttcaGACGGACACATATCGCGATAACGCGaatattcgtttatcgcgaTGTATGTAGCCGAATATTCGCGAATATTTCGGCACTTCGGGCGAAGCCGTAGGGCGCTTGTGCACTACAAGACTGGACCGGAAATAACGTCCCGGAAGTATGTTTTCATATCGAACCGTAAAAACGGACAGTAAAATTCCTTGTAGTGCACAAGCGTCCGTAGACACACCGCTCCACTGTCGGTAAACGCGCGCACATCAAAGCGTTTCAAACTGCTACATTGCAGTGTGACCATTCACATTCGCCGTAGACCGAAGACGAAGTATTATCGCAATAGTTGTATCGCGATGTGTATGGCCCTAGCATTGTTCCTCAACTCACGTAGCGGGAGTAAAAAGGAACCTGTGTTATTTAGGCAAAAAGGGAACATCCAATGGCATCtgtattagtaaataaaaacccaactatcatcaccaccacactacgctgacgcgtttcgaactcaatcaaagttcatcatcagagcaacaacCGTTCACCAAGCTTTTAGATCTTACAATAAACAAGAACTAATTACTCTCCAGGTGTCTTCCGCGCCGATATAAAATGCAAGTTTCGAATCGAGCCTACAGCGGTGGACAAACTAATGGAAACCATAGAGAAGACCATGAGACACGCCATAGAGGTGGAAGAGGGGATACCTCTGAACCTGGTCACTAATTTCGACGAGGTTTGTGCGGAGATCAAGGGGAAATTGCAGCACATGCGGGACCATCCGAGGAGGGATGAAAACCCCTTGATATACCATTTGGATGTGGGTGCTATGTACCCTAATATTATCTTGACTAATAGGTAAGACATcttcatatcagccataggacgtccattattagacataggcctcccccgtagaccttcagtggcttcggttggaagtggcctgcatccaccgtgaacccacggctttaaccaggtcgtccgtccatctcgttggtggacgcccTACGTTGCGCTTGCCAAAATACATATGAGTAAGACATACATATTTGTACCGAAATACATTGAAAAATTCTGTCTGTCTCGTCAACGGTCAGCTCAAGCTCATATAGAGCTGGAATTTAGAATAGAGATTCCTCATAATTATGAAGTTTAGTTCACGCATAAAGGACTTGACGGGCTTAGTGAACATTTGTATATAATTTACTGAATCTCTCAATgattataaacaatttctttgttcgcccgcgaccttatgttagttatgtctatgcaacaaatgtgtgttcatgcagctcttcCACTTCCACACTAAtaacacataaatcacacaaaccctaCTTTCACCACTACCATACTACGCTGACCCATTTCAAACTAAATCacagttcatcctcagagcatcACAACTATTCACTATGCTCAGCATGTTCATGTTCAaccatggtgaacggttgtgttgctctgacgaTGAATTCAGGTTGAGTTCAAAACACGTGCAGCCCGTTGAACATTGAATTGTTACGCCGCCAAGCCATTGACAC
This region of Choristoneura fumiferana chromosome 11, NRCan_CFum_1, whole genome shotgun sequence genomic DNA includes:
- the Gle1 gene encoding gle1 RNA export mediator; the encoded protein is MADIYDQKYCRFRSGFKMRDASISDQLEDFERLRISALTNAAEISPFVKSVTIGPNSPEKKDLQYENIEVTPKIKKAAEEDLIEDRVSTDLRYALIIKQYEKNLQETSEELFKNLVDNMLARRADSMRKYWTKQSQECERRAREAKERKIQMLRHLHDNDNLAVLEKAKLDEQNCQLINKQTIENMNRILEEQNNATARFAAVTDSHTKICICYNEITNILQKEPQGKAVCEKHIPAINSVIGNISAIMDLCKTGTLTDKDVKQAEILSSNIDNVRKKMVEEIDDIKKQEIAKKQEEAENLKRKQLEEKKAQEAKAAEIAQIEKNLMEQAKKSQPLFYSANNYSYYQELKSFLDQYENQYKELLENVALKKFRFDCQKAVNTPVNAISSVSGMHMRDKYDKLSKLLRGERVQVLDTYVTATQHPQGIYYCTALLAKKIVRQGDLLVSSNPEAAFPLAAVTATLWAQFPEFGKLLEAYFHRLCPYLVPMFLPQKEGQTDKEFYLSRGYTYNDDGVVEKQDKFLKRMSGIFKLRCAIWIAKTPKFLNAPNPHGPRYGWQWLASFINLKPEPDISATLIHDFFNICGSEFQKLYGIQFIKVIKLISSEYIAILENIDEGGPKTRLEVFLQQVLKSGVLPPPTGVLSPNTW